In Candidatus Paceibacterota bacterium, one DNA window encodes the following:
- a CDS encoding response regulator produces the protein MTKNGARPIEILLVEDSPSDTDLTLEALKDFKVRNHVSVVEDGVEAMQFLRREAPYTQAPRPDLIMLDLNLPRKDGREVLTEIKADDGLKTIPIVVLTTSRAEQDILRAYQLNANCYITKPVDFNQFLDVVRTIESFWLFVVTLPPAPRAGG, from the coding sequence ATGACCAAAAATGGGGCCCGCCCTATCGAAATCCTGCTCGTAGAAGACAGCCCGAGCGATACGGACTTGACCCTCGAGGCGTTGAAGGACTTCAAGGTGCGCAACCATGTAAGCGTGGTCGAGGACGGCGTGGAGGCGATGCAGTTTTTGCGCCGCGAAGCGCCTTATACCCAGGCACCCCGTCCCGACCTGATCATGCTGGACCTGAACCTGCCGCGCAAAGACGGGCGGGAGGTGCTGACTGAGATTAAAGCCGATGATGGTCTGAAGACCATTCCTATTGTGGTGCTGACCACCTCGCGCGCAGAGCAGGACATCCTGCGGGCCTACCAGTTGAACGCCAATTGCTACATCACCAAACCGGTGGATTTCAACCAGTTCCTGGACGTGGTGCGGACGATTGAGTCGTTTTGGCTGTTCGTGGTGACCTTGCCCCCTGCACCGCGCGCCGGCGGCTAG